Proteins co-encoded in one Acidovorax sp. 69 genomic window:
- a CDS encoding ABC transporter substrate-binding protein — translation MSTRRHFMSQSAAAASAMAFPLVGGAQAKTVKVGVLHPVTGALAYSGQQCREGAMMAIEDINKAGGIKSLGGAKIEPLLGDAQSQPQAGAAEVEKMNEAGVSAVVGAFASAICLATTQAAAKYNLPHIVDVGVADQIVERGLKNTFRFGPGYKKCAETAVANLHVLNTSAGKPAKTVMIIHEESLFGSGTAALLARELPGYGYEVKETVKHANPTRDFNNIVLRMKAINPDIVIPANYYNEYALLVRTMQQQKVTPKAIYSVLGGAASSYKFVKEFPDAANGIIDCNHWFNPKDKRAQDLKKRVEAKGLFFSYELFMTYTSMWLLADALERAKSMDRAALIDALEKSTFADHIMPYGATKFVNGQNQGAQPLMTQVLNKDIKVIIPRDYREADPLFPLKA, via the coding sequence ATGAGTACCCGCCGTCATTTCATGTCACAGTCGGCCGCCGCCGCGTCGGCCATGGCGTTTCCTTTGGTGGGAGGCGCGCAGGCCAAAACCGTCAAGGTCGGTGTGCTCCACCCTGTGACCGGGGCGCTGGCGTATTCGGGCCAGCAGTGCCGCGAAGGCGCCATGATGGCCATCGAGGACATCAACAAGGCCGGTGGCATCAAGTCTCTGGGCGGCGCCAAGATCGAGCCCCTATTGGGCGATGCACAGTCGCAGCCCCAGGCCGGTGCGGCCGAGGTCGAAAAAATGAACGAAGCCGGTGTGTCGGCCGTGGTCGGTGCCTTTGCATCGGCCATCTGTCTGGCTACCACCCAGGCCGCTGCCAAATACAACCTGCCACACATCGTGGATGTGGGCGTGGCCGACCAGATTGTCGAGCGGGGCCTGAAAAATACCTTCCGCTTTGGCCCCGGCTACAAAAAATGCGCCGAAACGGCGGTGGCTAACCTGCACGTGTTGAACACGTCAGCCGGCAAGCCCGCCAAGACCGTGATGATCATCCATGAGGAGTCGCTGTTTGGCTCGGGCACGGCGGCATTGCTGGCGCGTGAGCTGCCCGGCTATGGCTACGAGGTCAAGGAAACCGTCAAGCACGCCAACCCCACGCGCGATTTCAACAACATCGTGCTGCGCATGAAGGCGATCAACCCCGACATCGTCATCCCCGCCAACTACTACAACGAATACGCGCTGCTGGTGCGCACCATGCAGCAGCAAAAGGTCACGCCCAAGGCGATTTATTCGGTGCTGGGCGGCGCGGCATCGAGCTACAAGTTCGTCAAGGAGTTTCCGGACGCGGCCAACGGAATCATCGACTGCAACCACTGGTTCAACCCCAAAGACAAGCGCGCGCAGGATCTGAAAAAACGCGTGGAGGCCAAGGGCCTGTTCTTCAGCTACGAGTTGTTCATGACCTACACCTCGATGTGGCTGCTGGCCGATGCGCTGGAGCGCGCCAAGTCGATGGACCGCGCCGCCCTCATCGACGCGCTCGAAAAGAGCACTTTTGCCGACCACATCATGCCGTACGGTGCCACCAAATTCGTCAATGGACAGAACCAGGGTGCCCAGCCGCTCATGACCCAGGTGCTCAACAAAGACATCAAGGTCATCATCCCGCGCGACTACCGCGAAGCCGACCCGCTCTTCCCGCTGAAGGCCTGA
- a CDS encoding TetR/AcrR family transcriptional regulator, with protein MSTLSPTPIPSSAASGTKRERRKEARPGELLEAALDLFVEKGFAATRVDEVAARAGVSKGTLFLYFPSKEELFKAVVRENIAGRFAEWNNELETFAGTTSNVLRYCYQVWWERVGSTKASGITKLMLSEAQNFPEIAQFYQQEVILPGQALIRRILERGIARGEFRPVNMDYAVYLVLAPMIFLMMWKHSVGACVPDALGLTPELYIETQIDNILHGLCVRPDAASPPPPPLA; from the coding sequence ATGAGCACCTTGTCCCCTACGCCCATCCCCTCTTCTGCAGCATCCGGCACCAAGCGCGAACGCCGCAAGGAGGCCCGCCCCGGCGAGCTACTGGAAGCCGCGCTGGATCTCTTTGTCGAAAAGGGGTTTGCTGCCACGCGGGTTGATGAGGTGGCCGCGCGGGCCGGGGTGTCCAAGGGCACGCTGTTTCTGTACTTTCCCAGCAAGGAAGAGCTTTTCAAGGCGGTGGTGCGCGAGAACATCGCTGGGCGATTTGCAGAATGGAACAACGAGCTGGAAACCTTTGCGGGCACTACCAGCAACGTTCTGCGTTATTGCTACCAGGTCTGGTGGGAGCGCGTCGGCAGCACCAAGGCGTCGGGCATCACCAAGCTGATGCTCAGCGAAGCGCAGAATTTCCCAGAGATTGCTCAGTTCTACCAGCAAGAGGTCATCTTGCCTGGCCAGGCACTGATACGCCGCATCCTGGAGCGCGGCATTGCGCGGGGGGAGTTTCGCCCGGTGAACATGGACTATGCCGTTTATCTGGTGCTCGCACCCATGATCTTCCTCATGATGTGGAAGCACTCGGTGGGCGCCTGTGTGCCGGACGCGCTGGGCCTGACCCCGGAGCTGTATATCGAGACGCAGATCGACAACATACTGCATGGGCTGTGTGTGCGGCCCGACGCAGCTTCTCCTCCCCCTCCTCCCTTGGCATGA
- a CDS encoding efflux RND transporter periplasmic adaptor subunit: MKRWIPWMAAAIVVVLLGVGILRAMAARQAQQKALTDATAQRADAPMQLGADEVLLVKQHQLSLGVPVTGSLRAVDSAMVKARVGGELQGLAVREGDSVKAGQEVARIDPTEARARLRQAQQQADAAKSQVDINQRQYTNNRALVDQGFISATALVTSQASLEAAQSSYQAAVSATDVARKALDDTVLKSPISGLVAQRLAQPGERVAIDARIIEVVDLSRLELEALLSPADSVAVRVGQKAQLVVEGISAPVPATVVRINPSAQVGSRTVPVYLRVDQTQAEAPLRQGLFVQGTLDTGRADVLAVPLDAVRTDKPAPYLQTLNNGRVAHIQVKTGARAVVNGQTLVAVEGVPAGTSVVAGRIGSLREGTAVSTAAAAVVLPAASRAAP; the protein is encoded by the coding sequence ATGAAACGCTGGATTCCCTGGATGGCTGCGGCCATCGTTGTTGTGCTGCTGGGCGTTGGTATCTTGCGTGCCATGGCTGCACGGCAGGCGCAGCAAAAAGCACTGACCGATGCCACGGCACAGCGGGCCGATGCGCCGATGCAGCTGGGCGCAGACGAAGTATTGCTTGTCAAGCAGCACCAGCTTTCGCTCGGAGTGCCCGTTACGGGTTCTTTGCGGGCCGTGGATTCGGCCATGGTGAAGGCACGCGTAGGCGGCGAACTCCAGGGGCTGGCCGTGCGCGAGGGCGACAGTGTCAAGGCCGGGCAAGAAGTCGCGCGCATCGACCCCACCGAGGCAAGGGCGCGACTGCGCCAGGCGCAGCAACAGGCCGATGCAGCCAAGTCCCAGGTCGATATCAATCAGCGTCAGTACACCAACAACCGCGCCCTGGTAGACCAGGGATTCATCTCGGCCACCGCGCTCGTCACGTCACAGGCCAGTCTGGAGGCGGCGCAGTCCAGCTACCAGGCAGCCGTGTCGGCGACTGACGTGGCGCGCAAAGCGCTGGATGACACCGTGCTGAAGAGCCCTATCAGCGGATTGGTGGCGCAGCGACTGGCTCAGCCGGGAGAGCGGGTGGCGATTGATGCCCGCATCATCGAAGTCGTGGACTTGTCGCGCCTGGAGCTGGAAGCCTTGCTGAGCCCCGCAGATTCTGTGGCGGTGCGCGTGGGTCAGAAAGCGCAGCTCGTCGTGGAGGGCATATCTGCCCCGGTGCCGGCCACCGTGGTGCGCATCAACCCCAGCGCCCAGGTGGGCAGCCGCACCGTGCCGGTCTATCTTCGCGTGGACCAGACCCAAGCCGAGGCGCCATTGCGCCAGGGCCTTTTTGTGCAGGGCACGCTGGATACGGGCCGTGCCGATGTTCTGGCGGTGCCGCTGGATGCGGTGCGTACCGACAAGCCTGCGCCCTATTTGCAGACGCTCAACAACGGCCGAGTGGCTCATATCCAGGTCAAGACAGGGGCGCGCGCTGTGGTGAATGGGCAGACCCTGGTAGCCGTGGAAGGGGTGCCTGCAGGAACCTCCGTGGTTGCGGGCCGGATCGGCTCTCTGCGCGAAGGCACTGCGGTGTCAACGGCTGCGGCTGCAGTCGTTTTGCCTGCAGCGTCCCGCGCGGCGCCCTGA
- a CDS encoding GntR family transcriptional regulator, which yields MTVMPANNLPLPKYHQIYLVLREQLQEGRFAEGLPGELALMRQFAVARVTVRRALELLEGEGMISREPGRGTRPVPPALGTANGTAGEGESNRAHLTGLLENLVSMGLRTSVKVLDVDTVTASSAVASALQIGVGDSVQKAVRVRSTREGPLSHITTYVPADIARQFGRRELARKPILVLLEESGVKVGRAHQTISAKLADAVVARHLDIAVGSALLAVRRLIYDDQERPVQWLHGLYRPDRYEYEMQLSRVGSIDAKVWVSKELSAQFH from the coding sequence ATGACTGTCATGCCCGCAAACAACCTGCCTCTGCCAAAGTACCACCAGATCTATCTGGTGTTGCGCGAACAGTTGCAGGAAGGCCGTTTTGCCGAGGGCCTGCCCGGTGAGTTGGCGCTGATGCGCCAGTTTGCGGTAGCACGCGTGACCGTGCGCCGCGCGCTGGAGTTGCTGGAAGGCGAGGGCATGATCTCGCGCGAGCCCGGCCGGGGCACACGCCCTGTGCCACCCGCGCTGGGCACTGCCAACGGCACGGCGGGCGAGGGCGAAAGCAACCGTGCGCACCTCACCGGCCTGTTGGAGAACCTGGTCAGCATGGGCCTGCGCACCTCCGTCAAGGTGCTGGATGTGGACACCGTCACCGCATCAAGCGCCGTGGCCTCAGCCCTGCAGATCGGGGTAGGCGACTCCGTACAGAAAGCGGTACGCGTGCGCAGCACACGCGAGGGCCCCTTGTCCCATATCACCACCTATGTGCCCGCGGATATTGCGCGGCAGTTTGGCCGCCGTGAACTGGCGCGCAAGCCCATCCTGGTCTTGCTGGAAGAGTCCGGCGTGAAGGTGGGTCGCGCCCACCAGACGATTTCGGCCAAGCTGGCAGATGCCGTGGTGGCACGGCATCTGGACATTGCCGTGGGCTCTGCGCTGCTGGCAGTGCGCCGCCTGATCTACGACGACCAGGAGCGCCCGGTGCAGTGGCTCCATGGTTTGTACCGGCCCGATCGCTACGAGTATGAAATGCAGCTGTCCCGCGTGGGCAGCATCGACGCCAAGGTCTGGGTGAGCAAAGAGTTGTCCGCCCAGTTCCACTGA